A section of the Salmo salar chromosome ssa05, Ssal_v3.1, whole genome shotgun sequence genome encodes:
- the LOC106605407 gene encoding tubulin beta chain → MREIVHIQAGQCGNQIGAKFWEVISDEHGIDPTGTYHGDGDLQLDRISVYYNEATGGKYVPRAILVDLEPGTMDSVRSGPFGQIFRPDNFVFGQSGAGNNWAKGHYTEGAELVDSVLDVVRKESENCDCLQGFQLTHSLGGGTGSGMGTLLISKIREEYPDRIMTTFSVVPSPKVSDTVVEPYNATLSVHQLVENTDETFCIDNEALYDICFRTLKLTTPTYGDLNHLVSATMSGVTTCLRFPGQLNADLRKLAVNMVPFPRLHFFMPGFAPLTSRGSQQYRALTVPELTQQVFDAKNMMAACDPRHGRYLTVAAVFRGQMSMKEVDEQMLNIQNKNSSYFVEWIPNNVKTAVCDIPPRGLKMSVTFIGNSTAIQELFKRISEQFTAMFRRKAFLHWYTGEGMDEMEFTEAESNMNDLVSEYQQYQDATAEEEGEFEEEAEDDDA, encoded by the exons TTCTGGGAGGTGATCAGCGATGAGCACGGGATCGACCCCACAGGCACCTACCATGGAGACGGCGACCTGCAGTTGGACAGAATCAGTGTCTACTACAACGAGGCAACAG GTGGTAAATATGTGCCCAGGGCCATCCTCGTGGACCTTGAGCCTGGCACCATGGACTCTGTGAGGTCCGGACCCTTTGGACAGATCTTCAGGCCAGACAACTTTGTGTTTG GCCAGAGCGGTGCTGGTAACAACTGGGCAAAGGGCCACTACACAGAGGGAGCAGAGCTGGTGGACTCTGTCCTGGACGTAGTGAGGAAGGAGTCAGAAAACTGTGACTGCCTGCAGGGCTTCCAGCTCACCCATTCCCTGGGCGGAGGCACGGGGTCGGGCATGGGCACCCTGCTCATCAGCAAGATCAGAGAGGAGTACCCTGACCGCATCATGACCACCTTCAGCGTGGTGCCCTCACCCAAG GTATCAGACACAGTGGTGGAGCCCTACAACGCCACCCTCTCCGTTCACCAGCTTGTGGAGAACACAGACGAGACGTTCTGCATCGACAACGAGGCCCTTTATGACATCTGCTTCCGCACGCTCAAACTGACCACGCCCACCTACGGTGACCTCAACCACCTGGTGTCAGCCACCATGAGCGGCGTCACCACCTGCCTGCGCTTCCCTGGCCAGCTCAACGCTGACCTTCGCAAACTGGCCGTCAACATGGTGCCCTTCCCCCGTTTGCACTTCTTCATGCCCGGCTTCGCCCCCCTCACCAGCAGGGGCAGCCAGCAATACCGTGCCCTCACCGTGCCCGAGCTTACCCAGCAGGTGTTCGACGCAAAAAACATGATGGCCGCCTGCGACCCTCGCCACGGCCGTTACCTTACTGTGGCCGCAGTGTTCCGGGGACAAATGTCCATGAAGGAGGTGGACGAGCAGATGCTTAATATCCAGAACAAGAACAGCAGCTACTTCGTGGAATGGATCCCCAACAACGTGAAGACCGCTGTCTGCGATATCCCACCCCGTGGTCTAAAAATGTCTGTCACCTTCATTGGCAACAGCACAGCCATCCAGGAGCTGTTCAAGCGTATCTCTGAGCAGTTCACTGCCATGTTCCGCCGCAAGGCCTTCTTGCACTGGTATACTGGAGAGGGCATGGACGAGATGGAGTTCACTGAGGCAGAGAGCAACATGAACGACCTGGTGTCTGAGTACCAGCAGTACCAGGATGCCACtgctgaggaagagggagagttcGAGGAGGAGGCTGAAGACGATGATGCTTAA